The following are from one region of the Brienomyrus brachyistius isolate T26 chromosome 13, BBRACH_0.4, whole genome shotgun sequence genome:
- the LOC125706400 gene encoding uncharacterized protein LOC125706400 isoform X1, translated as MFLLVRVTLVALMLSKVCESTSLGAVVNTMPLGNKDDTKVMALYSILAPLPCPSLLQMANTGPGYVPPLQGQFPAPGWCLSQWQNVTPNVYTSTVNVENVNETLQIWSGPSVHPGTHAVNQAPTVALPPPIRVSTGCARHVALSVKDADGDQICCRFAETSPTFLQLSQDCLLSYTGGGDPGQYEVKITVEDFPKTGLVGIYDNTTALSATPLHLSITVTSGLGPCTAVPVFTQHTPPDGFQFTVLPFEEINITVTAQLETDVVSEIAVVGPPGLWVSPLESDKNVNAEASINIIWVRASNQLPQLLPICFTANTESSQSDIRCVWIDQKPMDILPNGTVLLCLKKEMHLILPVTSLPHLSFTDLQLNHPSCPIYYNDTHVTAVVSLTGCGTKVVHSGSDLIYTNTLRTVNHLSTISRHPSLVLLLACRFSESLVRDNPQLVNLPTEKETFGIPHFSVEFYRPGEGPRSMGTNMNTRQRRARASVQRAGRVDVLDMYVYSNCSVGRAELIVQTCVMSSTPTFEVTQPIIEDGCMNTSGIMEMVSNDPKLNIYEMNLASFNIEGTVMYVRCVVHLCISILASQTCPSLCHQAKQDVLLDTLVTRDYTIYSAPISLVSSPSIQSPVITPVNAVPVTQAITSTKTTTLSHGKEYSNINTNLSTNKCNQYSFLPGWEVKSRLLPSLCLECVFPLSKDMRLS; from the exons ATGTTTTTGCTAGTGCGAGTCACTTTAGTGGCTCTCATGTTGAGCAAAGTTTGTGAGTCCACCTCTCTGGGCGCAGTGGTCAACACGATGCCCCTGGGAAACAAGGATGACACAAAG GTGATGGCCCTGTACAGCATACTGGCACCTCTGCCCTGTCCCTCACTCCTACAAATGGCAAACACTGGGCCAGGCTACGTTCCCCCACTCCAGGGCCAGTTCCCTGCTCCAGGCTGGTGTCTCAGTCAGTGGCAGAATGTGACGCCCAACGTCTACACGTCTACCGTGAATGTGGA GAACGTTAATGAGACACTTCAGATATGGTCAGGACCGTCTGTTCACCCTGGCACCCATGCTGTAAACCAAGCCCCCACTGTGGCTCTGCCGCCTCCTATCAG GGTCAGTACAGGATGCGCTCGCCATGTTGCCCTGAGTGTGAAAGACGCAGATGGTGACCAGATCTGCTGTCGCTTTGCGGAAACATCACCCACATTCCTGCAGCTCAGTCAG GACTGTCTGCTGTCTTATACTGGAGGGGGGGATCCGGGCCAGTATGAAGTGAAGATTACAGTGGAAGATTTCCCCAAAACTGGCCTTGTAGGCATCTATGACAATACTACAGCACTGAGCGCCACTCCCCTgcacctgtccatcacag TGACATCTGGACTGGGACCCTGCACAGCCGTACCTGTATTTACACAACACACTCCACCAGATGGCTTTCAGTTCACAGTGTTACCCTTTGAGGAAATCAACATAACAGTCACTGCTCAGTTAGAAACTGATGT TGTGTCAGAGATAGCTGTTGTTGGTCCTCCTGGCCTCTGGGTGTCACCACTTGAAAGTGATAAGAATGTAAATGCTGAGGCATCGATCAATATTATCTGGGTCAGAGCCTCAAATCAGCTCCCTCAGCTGTTACCTATCTGTTTTACTGCAAATACTGAGAG CTCACAGTCTGacatcagatgtgtgtggattgACCAAA AGCCTATGGATATTTTACCAAATGGCACAG TGCTGCTTTGCTTGAAAAAGGAAATGCATCTTATACTTCCAGTGACTTCTCTCCCTCATCTTTCATTTACGGACCTTCAGCTCAACCATCCATCCTGTCCCATTTACTACAATGACACCCATGTGACAGCAGTGGTCTCCTTGACAGGATGTGGTACCAAAGTTGTG CACTCAGGGTCAGACCTGATTTACACAAATACATTACGGACTGTGAACCATCTGTCTACCATCAGCCGTCATCCCTCACTTGTTCTCCTGCTGGCCTGTCGCTTCAGTGAGAGTCTGGTCAGAGATAACCCCCAGCTCGTAAACCTACCAACAGAGAAGGAGACCTTCGGTATTCCTCATTTCAGCGTCGAGTTCTACAGACCTGGTGAAGGGCCCCGGAGTATGGGGACAAACATGAACACCCGTCAGCGAAGAGCCAGGGCCTCTGTCCAGCGTGCAGGCAGGGTGGATGTCTTGGACATGTATGTCTACTCCAATTGCAGCGTGGGCCGTGCTGAGCTGATTGTGCAGACGTGTGTTATGTCGAGCACACCTACATTTGAAGTCACTCAACCCATTATAGAGGACGG CTGCATGAATACCAGTGGAATAATGGAAATGGTATCCAATGACCCCAAACTGAATATATACGAAATGAACTTAGCTTCCTTCAATATAGAAGGAACTGTG ATGTATGTAAGGTGTGTGGTACATCTgtgtatcagcattctggcctcTCAGACCTGCCCATCACTCTGTCACCAAGCCAAGCAGGACGTTTTGCTCGACACCCTGGTGACCCGCGACTACACCATCTACTCAGCCCCCATCTCATTGGTCAGCTCCCCATCTATCCAAAGTCCTGTCATCACACCAGtaaatgctgtgcctgtgacccAGGCCATAACCAGCACAAAGACCACCACGCTGTCACATGGTAAGGAATACTCGAACATTAACACTAACCTGAGCACAAACAAGTGCAATCAATACTCATTCCTCCCAGGCTGGGAGGTTAAATCTCGACTTCTTCCCTCTTTGTGTCTAGAGTGTGTTTTCCCTTTGTCCAAGGACATGCGCTTGAGCTAA
- the LOC125706400 gene encoding uncharacterized protein LOC125706400 isoform X2, whose protein sequence is MFLLVRVTLVALMLSKVCESTSLGAVVNTMPLGNKDDTKVMALYSILAPLPCPSLLQMANTGPGYVPPLQGQFPAPGWCLSQWQNVTPNVYTSTVNVENVNETLQIWSGPSVHPGTHAVNQAPTVALPPPIRVSTGCARHVALSVKDADGDQICCRFAETSPTFLQLSQDCLLSYTGGGDPGQYEVKITVEDFPKTGLVGIYDNTTALSATPLHLSITVTSGLGPCTAVPVFTQHTPPDGFQFTVLPFEEINITVTAQLETDVVSEIAVVGPPGLWVSPLESDKNVNAEASINIIWVRASNQLPQLLPICFTANTESSQSDIRCVWIDQKPMDILPNGTVLLCLKKEMHLILPVTSLPHLSFTDLQLNHPSCPIYYNDTHVTAVVSLTGCGTKVVHSGSDLIYTNTLRTVNHLSTISRHPSLVLLLACRFSESLVRDNPQLVNLPTEKETFGIPHFSVEFYRPGEGPRSMGTNMNTRQRRARASVQRAGRVDVLDMYVYSNCSVGRAELIVQTCVMSSTPTFEVTQPIIEDGCMNTSGIMEMVSNDPKLNIYEMNLASFNIEGTVMYVRCVVHLCISILASQTCPSLCHQAKQDVLLDTLVTRDYTIYSAPISLVSSPSIQSPVITPVNAVPVTQAITSTKTTTLSHAPAGNPVSVTIIALATFCMLLTQ, encoded by the exons ATGTTTTTGCTAGTGCGAGTCACTTTAGTGGCTCTCATGTTGAGCAAAGTTTGTGAGTCCACCTCTCTGGGCGCAGTGGTCAACACGATGCCCCTGGGAAACAAGGATGACACAAAG GTGATGGCCCTGTACAGCATACTGGCACCTCTGCCCTGTCCCTCACTCCTACAAATGGCAAACACTGGGCCAGGCTACGTTCCCCCACTCCAGGGCCAGTTCCCTGCTCCAGGCTGGTGTCTCAGTCAGTGGCAGAATGTGACGCCCAACGTCTACACGTCTACCGTGAATGTGGA GAACGTTAATGAGACACTTCAGATATGGTCAGGACCGTCTGTTCACCCTGGCACCCATGCTGTAAACCAAGCCCCCACTGTGGCTCTGCCGCCTCCTATCAG GGTCAGTACAGGATGCGCTCGCCATGTTGCCCTGAGTGTGAAAGACGCAGATGGTGACCAGATCTGCTGTCGCTTTGCGGAAACATCACCCACATTCCTGCAGCTCAGTCAG GACTGTCTGCTGTCTTATACTGGAGGGGGGGATCCGGGCCAGTATGAAGTGAAGATTACAGTGGAAGATTTCCCCAAAACTGGCCTTGTAGGCATCTATGACAATACTACAGCACTGAGCGCCACTCCCCTgcacctgtccatcacag TGACATCTGGACTGGGACCCTGCACAGCCGTACCTGTATTTACACAACACACTCCACCAGATGGCTTTCAGTTCACAGTGTTACCCTTTGAGGAAATCAACATAACAGTCACTGCTCAGTTAGAAACTGATGT TGTGTCAGAGATAGCTGTTGTTGGTCCTCCTGGCCTCTGGGTGTCACCACTTGAAAGTGATAAGAATGTAAATGCTGAGGCATCGATCAATATTATCTGGGTCAGAGCCTCAAATCAGCTCCCTCAGCTGTTACCTATCTGTTTTACTGCAAATACTGAGAG CTCACAGTCTGacatcagatgtgtgtggattgACCAAA AGCCTATGGATATTTTACCAAATGGCACAG TGCTGCTTTGCTTGAAAAAGGAAATGCATCTTATACTTCCAGTGACTTCTCTCCCTCATCTTTCATTTACGGACCTTCAGCTCAACCATCCATCCTGTCCCATTTACTACAATGACACCCATGTGACAGCAGTGGTCTCCTTGACAGGATGTGGTACCAAAGTTGTG CACTCAGGGTCAGACCTGATTTACACAAATACATTACGGACTGTGAACCATCTGTCTACCATCAGCCGTCATCCCTCACTTGTTCTCCTGCTGGCCTGTCGCTTCAGTGAGAGTCTGGTCAGAGATAACCCCCAGCTCGTAAACCTACCAACAGAGAAGGAGACCTTCGGTATTCCTCATTTCAGCGTCGAGTTCTACAGACCTGGTGAAGGGCCCCGGAGTATGGGGACAAACATGAACACCCGTCAGCGAAGAGCCAGGGCCTCTGTCCAGCGTGCAGGCAGGGTGGATGTCTTGGACATGTATGTCTACTCCAATTGCAGCGTGGGCCGTGCTGAGCTGATTGTGCAGACGTGTGTTATGTCGAGCACACCTACATTTGAAGTCACTCAACCCATTATAGAGGACGG CTGCATGAATACCAGTGGAATAATGGAAATGGTATCCAATGACCCCAAACTGAATATATACGAAATGAACTTAGCTTCCTTCAATATAGAAGGAACTGTG ATGTATGTAAGGTGTGTGGTACATCTgtgtatcagcattctggcctcTCAGACCTGCCCATCACTCTGTCACCAAGCCAAGCAGGACGTTTTGCTCGACACCCTGGTGACCCGCGACTACACCATCTACTCAGCCCCCATCTCATTGGTCAGCTCCCCATCTATCCAAAGTCCTGTCATCACACCAGtaaatgctgtgcctgtgacccAGGCCATAACCAGCACAAAGACCACCACGCTGTCACATG CTCCAGCAGGGAACCCTGTCAGtgtcaccatcatagctctgGCAACCTTTTGCATGCTTCTTACTCAGTGA